The nucleotide sequence TGTGGACAGATATCTGCGTTATAGAGTTGTTTATTGGGCGCAGCACGTGGTGGCTGCACCTGGCGACTCCCCGCCGGCAGACCACCGCTCGCCGCGTCTTCTGACTCAGGGCTCGTACTTAAAACTCTACCATTTTACAACCAGATTATAAATCGAAATGTTAagataaaaacttattacacGTTGTAAAATAGGAAAGCCGTTGTTTGCTTTGGCTTCATTAGTGGTTTGACGGACCGTCCGCGGATTAGCCGAAAGCTATTATTTTATGAGCGTTATTTACGTGTGCCATATTTAATTGGCCTACACCTATTCGTTATAGTTAATGTGAGAGAACGTTTCCAAGTCATTACAGAAGATAAATGCCCGCTGCGACCGCTCGTATCTGTACCGTGAATTAATTTCGTCCGAGCATTGAATGATGGCGAAATTGACATTAAAATTCCCAGTCGAACGTCTCAAGTAATTGCTGAATAAAATACTTTTGTATAACATCCCAAAGCGAAGCACAAAAAGCGAGTCCCGGCTGCGGCGGTGCGCGTCCCGTAATTTATATCGGTGCACGATGAcatctcaataaaaaaatgatttcatttgcttATTGAGTCCTTAATAACGCTGGCGCTCCGCCGGGCTCGTTCCACATAagattattataaataacaacaaatacgagttccttattatttttacatcCATAAAGGAGTCGTTCGTTTTTACAGTCGCGTCCGCATTGAGGTGGCCGGAAGCCCACCAAAGGCGTTGCGCGGGCGCAGTATACTGGCAAACTTACGACGGCCGGTTGACACGCGGCCGATATTAGGCCCGCGTTAATTGCTAATTTAACGTTAATCGAGGGACTTATCTTGTGGACGCGATCGGCTCCTCGCGGTTTATGGTCTCCGAGGAATTTCATCACAGCCTCGACGCGCCTCCCGACCTCTTAATGAGACTTACGCTAACAATAGCCGGTTATTAATACACATTATGCCGTAAAATTACAATGTCTACGCACGTGAATTAATAACGAGATAATGCTCGTTCGAGACAGCCGGGAAAGTTTTATGCACATTTTTTTGAAGGAATGTAAATTTAATTAGGTTCGACGGCTAGTCTGACATTCATTATTCATCCGGACTTGGGTTCGTTAATAATATCGTCTTGTTGCGTAGACAAAGAGTTGGATCGCATTAATCGAGTACTGGGGTTATTAAATCGATATTAAGAGAGAGGATTCGACGCGCGCCGTACCACTTGTAATGATCAAATTTATAATCTCTCGGGTAGGTAAGGCACTTCTTTATTTTCATTCGTGGAGATATAGATAACCTCTCtcttttaattgtattttatgagTATTTGATTCTAATGCCGAgccattaattatttatagtattCGATACGGGACGAGCGCAGGGATTTATGTATTCCTCCGGCGGGGATGAATGAGCACATCGCTTTGTGCCTAAACTCCAGCCAACCCGCTCCGAGCATGGGTCTGTTTGCTCGGAATGTCGTCCCCACTTTTAATTAACATACCCATAAATTCATAAACACGACAATGGGTACCTCAATATAATTAACCAAATACCAATCGTGCCTCACATCGGTGTCCACTTCAGCATAAACAATTTGTTTACGACTCGTTCGTatcgaaatatttttaatgctcaACCTCTGGTCGTGCCCCTCGCAATAATATAATGTGATTAAAATATCTCTGTTGGACTGAATTAATTCGCTCGAAATGCCGAACATGTCAAATTGAAAAATGTATGTAGTTTCGTTGGTTATAGTTATTGGTAATGCCCGGCagctaaattttttttaatgagagcGTTTTGTTTGCATCAGGTTGTCGAGAGACGGCTTTTATCTACGCGATAACGAGCGCGGGAGTGGCGCACGCGGTGTCTCGCGCCTGCGCGGAGGGTGCGATCGAGTCTTGCACTTGCGATTACTCGCATGTGGAGCGCCAGCCTCACCGAAGccgcgcggccgccgccgccaaTGTGCGTGTCTGGAAGTGGGGCGGCTGCAGCGACAACATCGGCTTCGGCTTTCGATTCAGCAGGGAATTCGTCGACACCGGCGAACGCGGCAAAACACTCAGAGAAAAAATGAACCTCCACAACAACGAGGCCGGCAGAGCGGTAAGTAACAACCCACTCCATCCATCAATATCCCTTATCCAATAGCCACTTAGCCGGTAGCACCTCATAAACAtccattaaataaaacaatcgcTATCGAGCCAACGACAGGCATTGTCGTGTGGCGTGTTTACATTACCATTACGGGTGACGATCGATCCTCGCCACTTGACGTGTCGCTCGTGTATTAATTATGCGCCGCGGGCCGCCCCGGCCCGGCGCCGGCTGCAACAACAGGCACCCATTCGTTGCGCTTGCGCACCTCCCCCCGCCGCACCCACCATTTGCATACCCACTGTCGGTGCCCCCTAAACTTCATCATCAAAAAGGGACGTCGGGCGCCTCGAGCCACCCAGCCGCATCATTAAGCCACGCGCTTAATTCCTGTCACGACACACGCACTGGGTGTCCACCTGATGAATATTCACAACATTCCATCGATTGTTTTACACATATTTGGACACTCGACCGTACAACATACGCGGCTATCTACATGTGAATGAATAAATACTCGGCCACGTTCTACGAAGCGCCTGCGCTTGGGGATAGTAAAATATTTACTGTCTTCGTCCTCACGTCATTTATCTACCTTCTAAGAATGATGAATGTCCCTAGATCATGATTTATGACCCGTCCACACGCGGTGACGACCAGCCCACCTCCTCACGATTTGTAACAATTTGCTTGATCGTGAGATGCGATCGATGGAGTGCGCTTAAAGAATCATCGATCACTACTATCGACGCTTATCGTAGGAATTTAAAGATATTCGTACATCATTATGTATCTAATGCTTCTATCTGGACCCCCTTCTAGGCAAAGCAGCGTGGTTTGATATTAATAGTGTTGTTTTGTTGGCAGCACGTGCAAACGGAGATGCGTCAGGAGTGCAAGTGTCACGGCATGTCGGGTTCGTGCACGGTGAAGACTTGCTGGATGCGGTTGCCTAGTTTCCGGTCGGTGGGGGACGCGCTGAAGGATCGCTTCGACGGCGCGTCGAGGGTCATGATGCATAACGCGGAGTTAGAGCCCGCGCCACGTAATGACGCCGCGCCACACCGCGCGCCGCGACGCAATCGCTACGGCTTCCAACTCAGGCCACACAACCCAGACCACAAGTCCCCAGGCACCAAAGATTTGGTGTATCTAGAAGCATCGCCTGGCTTCTGCGAGAAGAACCCTCGACTCGGCATCCCCGGCACACACGGGCGAGCCTGCAATGACACGAGCATCGGCGTCGACGGTTGCGACCTTATGTGTTGCGGCCGCGGCTACCGCACGGAGACAATGACCGTGCTCGAGCGTTGTAACTGCACCTTCCATTGGTGCTGCGAGGTGAAGTGCAAAAGTTGTCGCACCGAAAAAGTGGTGCATACGTGCTTATAGGTGGCAGACACTTGGATTGTGTATCCGTTACACTTGTGATCTTTTAAAAACTCCAGTGGTTGTGATGTGACTTGAACTCGAGAGTGGACCTGTTTAAAGTGCTCGGAGGCGATAACGGGCCGTGTATATAATAGCTTCACTTTTTCTTCTATCGAAGTCGTCGAAATCGTAATTCATGTTGACTTATGTAAATAGTTCCATATCACTGTTTATTTCTTCTTATTTTACGCGTAATTGATCCGGCGTGAAATTAAAATAAGCGATATACTGTGTATTAATCTCGGCCCACTCGCTCGGTTAATTTATTTGGCTATTAAGTGCGAACATGTGATCTAGTAACGTTATTTTTTGTGGACACTGTCATTCGGAAACTAATGAGACCAGTTTAATGTCGATTTGTTTCTGTCAGCCTGTCATCCCTCGTACAATCGAAATTGGTTTTATTGGTTTCCTTACGCAGTCAggtgtataatttatttattttagatatggTTACTGTACGTACGATTTCCGTTTGACTGCGCTCCAGCCGAAGGCACCTCCGCTGCGGCCGCGATGCTGACTTTAACTGGTATTTCTTaatatcatttcaaagttccttttaaactaattaagtattttttatttcgctgAAAGTTATAGTCAATATAACAAAGGCCATAATTATGTGAATTCTTACATTTGTGCGTCCGTTTAGGGCGGACGCTAACATAACTGTTTCGCGCGAGCGAATTAtaatttcaattatattttttacattataattaGTAGTGTCATTGGAATTTGTATCGTATTGCTCAGGGTTTAGGTGTCTTCGGGGAAGGAGCAGGGTGTTATCAGCCCTAAAGTAGCGCCATCGTAAAAGTGGCCCACATTACGAGATAAACGCTCTcgagaattttaattaaatattaaatgaattaaataatcagTATTATACGTATAATATTGTATGCGTGCGGCGTCTGATAGTCTGAGATACTGCACACGCGAGCTTGACACTTGTACATTTTATACATTTGCTCCTCCGTTTAAACTGTCCTTAATGTACGTACCATTTGTATATTAAAAGCATGTTACTTTTAGTAACTTTATATTTTGCCGCTTTTAAACGGTTATTTTATGTAGATAAATCTACGGCCAATTTTTGATATGGTTTATACAGTTAACTATATTTGGTATTTTTAACGTTCGGTTTCAACTAATAAATCATGACAGGTTGAACCACTGGCTTTGTAT is from Choristoneura fumiferana chromosome 3, NRCan_CFum_1, whole genome shotgun sequence and encodes:
- the wg gene encoding wnt family member 1 wingless; amino-acid sequence: MKCLWLFVLTVLCIRCDAAGKPRRGRGSMWWGIAKAGEPNNLSPISPGVLYMDPAVHATLRRKQRRLARENPGVLAAVAKGASMAVAECQHQFKYRRWNCSTRNFLRGKNLFGKIVDRGCRETAFIYAITSAGVAHAVSRACAEGAIESCTCDYSHVERQPHRSRAAAAANVRVWKWGGCSDNIGFGFRFSREFVDTGERGKTLREKMNLHNNEAGRAHVQTEMRQECKCHGMSGSCTVKTCWMRLPSFRSVGDALKDRFDGASRVMMHNAELEPAPRNDAAPHRAPRRNRYGFQLRPHNPDHKSPGTKDLVYLEASPGFCEKNPRLGIPGTHGRACNDTSIGVDGCDLMCCGRGYRTETMTVLERCNCTFHWCCEVKCKSCRTEKVVHTCL